Proteins from a genomic interval of Trichoderma breve strain T069 chromosome 2, whole genome shotgun sequence:
- a CDS encoding ABC1 family domain-containing protein: MKTGLLLGRLCGRTLFRPYLLRQTGLGLRRIDGLHNWIHTARRTGWKEGRTRGRIALHASAGAAALGTGAFIQLAQTDNGGTEQTGELRMLEASRDEIRKTIDDNDRGISRIVQQILIFWDVYIWEPICTGTRFLHLVVIFVPVILSVPAIWFGRRHPDKDGERSGTLWWYGFLVKSMELAGPAFIKLGQWAASRTDIFPTAMCDTMSKLHSNAPAHSMRVTRKTVEAAFNGRDFEDIFDEFHETPLGVGAIAQVYKAKLKPDLAAPQELAATPKEPRPLTQNMKQHVRTVLKSSPKQVPSTYVAVKVLHPNVERIVRRDLKIMGFFATLLNTIPTIEWLSLPDEVSQFGEMMKLQLDLRIEAANLETFRRNFGDRTTASFPFPYSEFTTRNVLIEEFAQGIPLADFMENGGGVFQHDIADEGLDAFLRMLLLDNFVHADLHPGNIMVRFYQSAQPNIRLRRSAEKASTSDDGHLDVTEQVLERLRPYRRRKDKSAWEAELAKIDAEGYRPQLIFIDTGLVTELNAVNRDNFLALFRAVAEFDGYKAGHLMCERCRQPEAVIDKEVFALKMQHLVLSVKSRTLALGNVKIGDILQEVLSMVRNHHVRLEGDFVNVVISILLLEGIGRSLNPNVDLLSSSLPILRQLSAQSGAQMAKHGDFSMIMLWMGLEARKFMQASVDDVERCVKYDLLSPNV, encoded by the exons ATGAAGACCGGCCTTCTTTTGGGCCGGCTGTGTGGGCGCACTTTGTTTCGACCTTATTTGCTGCGTCAGACGGGACTCGGACTCCGGAGAATCGATGGGCTGCATAACTGGATTCACACAGCCAGAAGAACAGGATGGAAAGAAGGCAGAACAAGAGGCAGGATAGCATTGCATGCTTCAGCCGGTGCAGCGGCATTAGGCACGGGAGCTTTCATTCAGCTGGCTCAGACGGACAATGGGGGAACTGAGCAGACGGGCGAGCTTCGCATGTTGGAAGCATCCCGAGATGAGATTCGCAAGACCATCGACGACAATGACCGGGGGATATCCAGGATCGTGCAGCAGATTCTTATATTTTGGGACGTCTACATCTGGGAGCCAATCTGCACGGGAACAAGGTTCTTACACCTCGTGGTCATCTTCGTGCCTGTCATCCTTTCAGTGCCCGCAATCTGGTTTGGGCGACGCCATCCTGACAAAGACGGCGAAAGAAGCGGCACCCTTTGGTGGTATGGATTCCTTGTGAAATCGATGGAGCTGGCAGGCCCTGCATTCATCAAGCTCGGTCAGTGGGCAGCTTCGAGGACCGACATCTTCCCCACGGCCATGTGCGATACAATGTCTAAGCTGCATTCGAATGCGCCGGCTCACTCCATGCGCGTCACTCGGAAGACAGTTGAGGCAGCGTTCAACGGACGTGATTTCGAGGATATTTTCGACGAGTTCCACGAAACACCTCTTGGAGTTGGTGCAATCGCCCAAGTCTACAAAGCAAAGCTCAAACCTGATCTTGCAGCGCCGCAAGAGCTAGCAGCCACCCCAAAGGAACCACGGCCCCTTACTCAAAATATGAAGCAACATGTGAGAACTGTTTTGAAAAGTTCACCCAAGCAGGTTCCATCAACCTACGTCGCCGTCAAAGTATTGCACCCCAACGTTGAACGCATCGTGCGAAGGGATCTGAAGATTATGGGCTTCTTCGCCACTTTGCTCAATACGATCCCCACGATCGAGTGGCTATCTCTACCGGACGAAGTTTCCCAATTCggagagatgatgaagctccAGCTAGATTTGCGGATAGAGGCCGCCAATTTGGAAACGTTCAGAAGGAACTTTGGCGATCGGACGACGGCTTCATTCCCTTTCCCCTATTCAGAGTTCACGACCCGCAACGTTCTCATTGAAGAGTTTGCTCAGGGAATACCTCTAGCGGACTTTATGGAAAACGGAGGCGGCGTCTTCCAGCACGATATTGCTGACGAGGGGCTGGACGCATTTCTCCGGATGTTGCTTCTGGACAACTTTGTCCATGCCGACTTGCACCCGGGCAACATCATGGTCCGTTTTTATCAGTCCGCACAACCAAACATTCGACTGCGTCGGTCTGCTGAGAAGGCTTCTACCTCAGATGACGGCCACCTCGATGTTACGGAGCAAGTTTTGGAACGACTACGGCCATATCGGCGCCGCAAGGACAAATCCGCATGGGAAGCCGAgttggccaagattgatgccGAGGGTTATCGTCCACAACTCATCTTTATCGACACAGGTCTGGTAACGGAGCTGAATGCAGTCAATCGCGACAATTTCCTGGCCTTATTCCGTGCCGTCGCCGAGTTTGACGGTTACAAGGCCGGCCATCTCATGTGCGAGCGCTGTCGCCAACCCGAGGCCGTCATTGACAAGGAAGTCTTTGCCCTCAAGATGCAACATCTCGTCTTGAGTGTCAAAAGCCGCACACTGGCCCTCGGCAACGTCAAGATCGGCGACATCCTGCAGGAAGTCCTCTCCATGGTGCGCAACCATCACGTCCGCCTAGAAGGCGACTTTGTCAACGTTGTCATCAGTATTCTCCTGCTGGAGGGAATCGGACGCAGTCTCAATCCCAATGTTGACCTTTTGAGCAGCTCGCTGCCAATTCTGAGACAGCTGAGCGCTCAGAGTGGTGCACAGATGGCAAAGCACGGCGATTTCTCGATGATTATGCTGTGGATGGGCTTGGAGGCCAGGAAGTTTATGCAGGCTAGCGTTGACGAT GTTGAACGATGTGTCAAGTACGATCTCCTATCACCCAATGTATGA